The segment TCCAAAACCGAACACACACACTCGAAGAATTTTGACACCTGCGGGACGATTAGCGATATGGTAACGGGAGAAACCATGCCGTACATTCTGGTGAACGGAACACAGAAGCGTCATGTGACCTATTTTGTGTGCAACGGCTACCGGTATCACATCCTGTCGAAAATTCAAAACCTGAATGCCGAATCGGAATGGCAGTGTGGCAAGTGTGACGTTAAAATAACCATCACTAACTCGTTTAGTCATATCGAGTTTGGTTCTGCGCACGAGCACGAACCCACAGATTTGATAATTCCAGACAGTCAGGAGGAGGAGAGCGTACCCAGTGATTTCGGCCAAGGAACCGTACATCTGGATGAAGTGGTGTGGGGGAACCATCGGTATACTCTTCCCATATTCATCAGACGCCTGAATCGTATCAAGTGGATGTGCTACAAGCGGCGAGAATGTCGAGGCTACATTTATCAGCTAGGAGATGGAAGTTTCGAAGACATGGAACCGCACAACCACGATGGACCGGTCGAAACGCTCGGTGAAGCCGGTTACGATGAATTTCTAAAGGTCAAAGATCGTTTTGCCATCCTCAAACCCGGCGAAAGACCTAAGGTAAGGCAACTTATTTTCCAAAACTATATGTATAACGAATCGACCGAGAGCTGGAAGTGTAACCGAAAGTCGTGCAACGGTGCCATACAATCGAATGCCGATTTTTCCTTCCTCCGAGTTCTCGAAGGCCATTGCCATCAACCAACCATCACAAGCATCAAATTTCTGGAGGAAATACAACCCTTCCTACCCCTGTACCCCCTTTAGCAATTTAGTGAACTATTTATCGACTATTTATCAAGGAGTTTGTGACTTGTGTGACTGAAAAAGCAAAACTATTTACTGATAGAGAAATTCCGTATCATATTCGGTTTAGTAATTCCACCTGTCTTAATCTAATCCCACGTTGCGGGAATGGAGTTAAAAATCGGCCTGCCCGGCAATGGAATGCGCATATTGGGCGGCGGTGGCGGAATAATCTTCGGTTCCAGTTTGAAGGAAAACTGTAGGAAAAACTGTTTGGTATCCTTGTTCCAGTGGGTCCAAAATTTGCCCTCCGTTTTCTCGACCTCCCGCGAGGGTACCTTGAACGCGATGGTTTCGTACGGTTCGGCAGCGAACAAAAGGTACTGCCATTTGCGATCCGGGGGTTCGATTTTTTGCTCGTAGGCGGACATGAACCGGTGGCGGGGAATGATGCCGTCCGTTATCTCCGGGTAGTCGATTTGGAACAGCAGCGATTGCTGGTGATTGTCCGGATCGCGCTGTTTCGTCACCCGGTAACCGGGACGTCCAATTTTGACAAACTTTTTCGGTTCGACTCGGGGTTTTTCCGGTTGCATGCTCGAGGGAGCCTCTTTTGCCTCCTTGGCAGCACGACGAGCCAAATTAGCTTGATGCTTTTTGCCCTGCGTGTGCGCCAGATAGCTGCCCTCATTGTTGTGCAGCGTTAGACAGAGCTTGCATTCATACGAACCGAGATGGTTTTTCATGAAGTAGGGATCCTTGTTCAGATCGATGGTTTCCAGGGCGAGCTGTCGCAGACGTTCTCGGCGATCGCGGTTGCTTTCCGACCAGGAAGCGACACCGCCTCCGCCGGTTTTGCCACCAGCACGGTTTTGAAAATCCATTGTTGACGTTTAGAAAATGCTGTTGAGAAATCCTTGTTTTTAGCAATTTTATCACACGTATTGATTGCAACTTACCGTGATTATGTGGTGAATGCACGAGGAATTCAAGCAAATTATAACAAATGATCGAAAAGCGTCATTTAAGCCCTAAAACTGCAAAATCTACTGGAGAGTGGAGGAGAGTCCCAATACAAAACGTAGAAATACAAAACAAGGAATGACGTTTTCATACAGCCAGCTTTACAAAGTGACAGCATATGCTGTGtgtttcgccatttttttaaaGTCAAAAAGCGAACCGCTGCCAGTACGCAGCTATTACTTAAGCAAGTACGCAGCTGTTTTTAATGAGGATTTGGATTTCGGAGTttctattgtcaattgcaaggaaaattgtaccatccaaagtgcgatatcgctcctaaaagtgctattttgcattaaatcgtttcggtctctttggcgcacttattgcttggaatataacaaaaaagtgcgccgaagataccgaaacgatttaatgcaaaatagcacttttatgagcgatatcgcactttggatttggtaccgtggacccccgttcgtttgaccatttttaatctgaacactttttaatttgaacccccttggtttgcacgacgtgcaaattaaaaatggttcaaatgtcattctcaacatgacatcatttgtttatgcggacaatgcacataaacacgatttgtttgtactgacctagcgtgtttaatcggtttcacatttcgttttcctaacgattaagatagaaatccgatcggtaaatgcaatattcgcacttgcaactgccaactaaaacaaaccaccaaaacaataacaaagagcagggcagccagttcacacaggtttcagcatattgcgggttaccagttgttcaaattaaaaagtaaccccgttagtttgcatgaggtaTCGTTCAatcgaacgggggtccactgtacaattttccttgcaatcagcaatataatGTTGAATTTACAAATATTCCATGCGCAGACTTTAGTATTTAattgaatcgattttttttattggtttAGCGTAGATCATTGTCGAAACGTTAGATTTCTTCTGCTGTAACCAGTTTGAATTTCAGCAACGAACGTAATCGAACAAACCCACTTTTTCGTTTTGCACGAACACGACCACGTGGTTGTTTCGGTCAAATTTTTGGTGTTGGAACGAGTGCGGTGgtgtttattcattttaatcGTATTCAACCGCCGCAATGTGGTAATAAAGACACATGTGTGTTGGCTGTTAGCTGTTGTTCGACCACGTGACGTCGGTGAAAAGAAGGTGTATATTAAATAATGCAATGGTCGGTAGTGTCGGAGCCGTGCCAGGCTCACGGGGGATGAAACAAAATCGCTTCCTAGCCTTGTTGCGGCATAAGCAACATGTCTTGACAAGACCGAACAGGAACGTTGCCGCTCAAGCTAGGAGCCGTCAGGAAAACGAGTGTTCTGTTCAAGCACTTGCGGATAACAATTTACTCTTCTTTCTAATCCTGAAAAGGACGGGTTTGGTCCGCAAGTCCATCGACAGCTAGCACTCAACCAGTGGGGGGCTGCATTTGTGTTCTGCATAGGCACCGGCGGATAACAGGATGGAGAAAATAAACCTTTCTTGTCCTTAAAAGGACGATTTGGTCCGCAAGCCTGCTGCAGCAACACTAAGCCAGTGGAGTGGACTGTATATACATCTGCTACTTCCCAGGACGTCTTCAGAGGATGTGAAGGAAACACTAGTTTACtctaaaaactactccatttattcTTCTTGATGTTAACAGAttgaaatgtggaaaaatacTGAATGCCGCGCTAGTGCGCGGACTGGTTATATAGCGTAAAAATCTTCTTCttccctgctgctgctgctgctgctcgcctCGTACGTAACATGTGAAATGGCAGAACGCGAAAAAAAGGTGTGGCTAATTTCGCAGCGGTGGTTCGATGTCTTgatgctgttgttgttattgttggtgCCTGTGGTGATTCGCGCTTGCGCGTGAACATTCTCCCCCGGGCTGAGAAGCATTCTCGGAACAATTCTCGAATAGTTGAATATTATCCTCGATGGGAAGCACTGCAATCCTTGATACTGGTCGCTTGTAAACAGTGTTACCCACCATGACGTCGACTGTACGAACCAGTCCATCGGAACCTGGATATGTCCGCATAATCCTTCCCAATTTCCAGCTCATTGGTGGCAAATTTTGGTCTTCCAGAAGCACTATCATTCCTGGCTGTAGATTATTCTTCCTTATTTGGTCCTTGGTTCGTTGTTGTAAAGTTTGCAAGTAGttatttttccatttcttccaaaattcgtCTCGTAGTCTTTGTACAAACTGCCAACGATCAAGACGGTTGACAGGAACATTCTGGTAACTTGGTTCCGGGATGGCGGTAATCGCTCGTCCAAGTAAAATGTGTCCAGGTGTACATACCTCGGGGGCGTCAGCATCAGGTGACGTAGCATAAAGTGGTCGGGAATTCAATATAGCCTCAACCTGTGTCAAAACTGTCCCGTATTCCTCGAAAGTCAAATGAGTATCTTTCAAAGTTCGCTTCAAGTGATATTTAGCACTCTTTACGGCCGCCTCCCAAAGACCACCAAAGTTCGGAGCCTCAGGAGGAATAAAATACCAAGCTATCTCCTTTGGTTGACAAAAACCCTCAATTTTATCGACACTATATTGAGATCGAAACATTCTGTACAGCTCGTTCAGTTCCGCTTTAGCACCCTGAAAATTGGAACCATTATCTGAGTGTATTTCACGGGGCTGCCCTCTTCTGCTGGTAAATCTGTGCAATGCACCAATAAATGCATCGGTGGTCATGTTCGACACTAGTTCCAAGTGCACAGCTCGAGTAACCATGCACACGAATATGGCAATATATGCCTTCTCTAAAATCGACTTCCGTTGGCCTTTCTTGACATATATGGGGCCTGCGTAATCCACTCCAGTCACTTCAAATGGAAATGCAGGTGTCACGCGACAAGATGGCAAATTCCCCATTTGTTGGCTTGCCTTTGTTGGTTTGGCACGAAAACAGGTGACGCAACTCCTGGTGATTTTCCTTACAGCAGATCTACCTTCCAGTAACCAATACCGTCCTCGAATTATTACTAGTAGACTCGATGGTCCAACGTGTAAGTTTTCAATATGGTAAGCGCGTATTAACAGATCGACAATCGGGTGCCTCGGCAAAATGTATGGATGTTTGGCCATGATTGATATAGACGATTTTTTTAGTCTACCACCTACTCTGAGCAGTCCGTCCTGGTACACTGGGTTCAGCGAACCAATTCTTTTACACGGTTCGTTGTTTTCAATACGGCTAATTTCGTCTCCTAAGATTTCATGCTGCACCACCTTGATGATCACAATCATCGATTCTCGGAATTCAGAAACAGTGAGGTGACGTTTCAGATTGCGGAGATTACAATTCTTAATTTTGCAGTTAGAGATGAAACGTAGAACATATGCGATTACCCTTTGCAGTTTACGAAAGGAGCTAAATTTGGCGAAAACGGGAAGATCATCAACATTATAGGTGACTGCAGAAATAAAGGCAGTCGTTTTCATCTCAGGCAATTCATCATCCGATATCGGATCAGGAGATTCAATTTCGTAGTTTATTGATTGCAAGAAAAGAGGACCCTTCCACCACAAATCATTGGATAGTAAGGCTTTAGGCAACGATCCTCTTGACACAATATCCGCGGGATTTTCCTTAGTCGGAACATATTTCCAAGTGTAATTCTGTGTTTCATTGATAATCTCAGTCACTCGGTTGCGAACAAACACTTGGAGGGTTGGTAATGGTTTGCGTAACCAAGCTAGCACAATCTGGCTATCAGACCAGAGAACAACGTCGTCGAAATTTACCTTTATGGTATCGATTACCTTCACCATCAGTCTGGATAACAGGCGAGCTGCTAACAACTCTTTGCGAGGAATACTTAATTCTGCTATTGGGGCGACTTTCGATTTACTACATAACAGTCGCAATGCGGCGCTTCCATCGGAAAAAATACTTCGAACATATAAAACCGCTCCGCACGCAGCAATCGAGGCATCCGAAAATCCATGGATCTCCATAGTAACGAAGTTGGGAAAAATAACACGTCGAGGGACCGTCATTTCATTCATTTGTGGCAGAGTATCTCGAAACTTCAACCAGGAAACAAGCAGTTCTCCTTCAAGATTCTTATCCCAGGATAGGCCAGCGGTCCACAATTTTTGCATAAGAATCTTTGCCACTACTACGATGGGAGAGACTAAACCCAACGGATCGAACAACCTTCCAATTTCCGAAAATACCTTTCTCTTGGTGAATAATTCATGTGGGTCGGCCGAGGTCTTCGTAACGAAAAGAAATTCATCTGATTGTGGACTCCAGGTGAGTCCCAGGGTTTTGATTACTTCGCTGTTGGTTGGACAATCCAGTCGTACTAATTTCTCCCTATTTTCTTCAGGGACTTGGCTCAGCAATTTCGAACAATTTGAACTCCACTTGTGGATGGGAAATCCACCAAGCTGAAGCATCTCTTGCAACTGACGCTGTGCTTCTACGGCTTCTTCGACGCTCGTGGATCCAGAAAGGATATCGTCGACATAACAATCTTCTAAGATAATTTTGGACGCAAGCGGAAATCGATCACCCTCATCGTTGCACAACTGGACCAGGCTTCTGGTGGCAAGAAAGGGGGCTGAAGCTGTCCCGTACGTCACAGTCTGCAGCTCCAAAACTCGTAATCGCTGGTTGGATTCCGTGCGCCAAAAAATCCTTTGGAATGGAGTATGACATGCAGCAACTAATACCTGCCGATACATTTTGGCTATGTCAGCGGTAAACACGACGACATGTAAGCGAAATCGGAGAAGGATACTGAATATATCGCTTTGAACAACACCACCGACATGAAGGACCTCATTTAAAGACTTGGCTGCTTGATAGGGCTTGGCTGAAGCATTAAACACTACCCTTAACTTCGTTGTCGAACTGGTTGGTCGCAGTACTGCATGGTGAGGCAAATAATAACGCCCTTGAGAAGTATCATCATTGGCTTCATCTACTTCTTGACAATGACCTAATGCCTCGTACTCAGCAATAAACTCTGAATAAAGTTTTTTCAAGGTAGAATCCCTTTTGAATCGTCTTTCAAGCATCAGAAAACGGCGAAGAGCGACAGATCGGTTGTCCTGCAGCATGGAAATATCTTCATGGAAAGGGAGCGTGACTATGTATCGTCCGGTTGACGTACGCCGATGGGTAGATCGAAAAATTTCCTCACACGTATCTAATTCATCTTTCTCCTTTGTAGGCAGCGAAATATCCTCAACTTCCCAAAAACGACTAATTGTATCATTAAGAGTACCTAGTGATGCAGTGTGAGCTAAAACAGCATTGGAGGTTTCTGTGTGGAATTCGCCAGAGAAAACCCAACCCAGATGAGTTTCATGGAGCTCGGGAAGACCATCATCAAGAAAAATTTGACCGGATTTCAACAGTGTGAAAAACTTCGAAGCACCGATCAACATGTCGATTTTACTATGCACATGGAAGGTGGGATCTGCCAACTGCAATCCAGCGGGAATTGGCCACGACGAAACATCTATCTTAACGGAAGGAATAATACTGGTTACTTTTGGTACCACAAGGCATTCCACATCAGTAGAAAAATTGGAACACCGAGAGTAGATTTTTACTGTTAGCTTTTCCCTTGCATAAATCTTCGCTCCACCAATTCCGGTAATAGGCACGTACACCGGCTCACGGGAAATCATCAATCGGTTGGCAATCGCTTCAGACAGAAAGGAGACTTGAGAGCCGCTATCTAACATCACTCGACAAGGAATTGATTGACTATCGGCACTCTCGAGGCTCACAACGGCAGTTAACAGCATCGCGGTTTTTACAGTATATGAATGATTGCAGGAACATGGCGTGGCGCTTGTTGAAGGAAAAACATTGGGACTTGCACTAGCTTCGGCGACGATACTACAAGATTCCTTTTCAGAAAGGGTTTCCGTCTCGGAGGGTTTTGCTTGGAAATCTTCGTGAAGGAGGGTATGGTGTCGTCTTTGACATTTCGAACAAGTACGCTTGGAAGAACAATCTTTGGCACAGTGGCCCGGTCGGAGGCAATTAAAACAAATTCTTAATTGCTTTACTTTGGTTTTGCGGTCTGAAACATGCATCTTGGCAAAAACGGGGCACTCAAAATGACGATGCATTTCACCACAAATCTTACATTGACTTTCAGAATTAGAGGACGTGACAGTATGGACCTTTTGATTCACAGGCTTCATTGGCTTagaagaaggctccttcgccgcCACAGGATGACGAGAATTTTGAAAACGCTCAAGAATTTGGCACTCACCTTTTAAAAACAGCAACGTATCGTCATACTTTGGTAACTCACCATGGGCTTGGTTCCGTTCCCACAGCTGTAGAGTGCGATCGTCCAAACGGGAGATTAGCAGCTTCGTAATGATAACACCAGACAATTCATCCACTGCCAGACCCTGGTACTGCAACGCTGCAACATGCCGTTCACATGACTTTGTTAACTCCAACAGGTCCTTGAAGTTGCCTTTCGCCATCGGTTTCAGCTGGATCAAACCTTCAACGTGTGTATCCACAATGACACGTTTGTTCTCAAACTGCTCTTTTAACTGTTTCCAAACTTGGCTGAAGTTGTTATCTTGTATCATCTTGGCGTTAATTAAGCCGGCCGCATCACCTACCAGAGCTTTGTCAAGGTAATGCAGTTTGACGGCATCTGAATCGCCACTTTTCATCACAAGATCCTCAAACATGGCCTTGAATTTCGGCCAATTTTCCACTCGACCGTCGAAAGAAGGTACCGGTGGTCGCAAAGGATGATTTTGCACGATCACCGGGGCAGCACCACTAGTGAGAGCAACCGTAGGAACAGGTTTGGCAAAACTCTCCACTAGACGCTCTAGCCGATCGAGCGCTTCGGTATGAAGAACATCAAACTCATCCAGCTTTTCGTCTTGTTCTTCTATTCTAGTTGGTGGGATTTTTTCCATCACTTCACGATGGACTACTGTGTACTCGGCATAATGTGTTTCCAATTTCTTGCCGTACACTTTTAGTAGCGATACACTAATTAACGACGGATCATCTTCCGCGTTTTCCAAATTGTTGTTAATTTTTGTCACTTTGCCTTTGTCTGGCCGCGCTGGTGAATGAGCAGCTGCAGCTCATCGCTGTCCGTGTTGGACCTCTTGGGTGTACGGGAGACAGACATTATGGCGAATTAACCTTTCACTATGCACTTTCTTCTTTACTTTCCACTCAAATGTCTAATTTAAATTGTTCGATTCACACAAATTTGTTTAACTTTTCGGTTTTCACTAATCACTATCAACTTTTGCTACTAGCCTTCCCTCCACATCCTCATCATACTCCGTTTTTAGTAGCGCGCAAACGGTCCCTtcgatccggttcgaaggaccatgTCGGAGCCGTGCCAGGCTCACGGGGGATGAAACAAAATCGCTTCCTAGCCTTGTTGCGGCATAAGCAACATGTCTTGACAAGACCGAACAGGAACGTTGCCGCTCAAGCTAGGAGCCGTCAGGAAAACGAGTATTCTGTTCAAGCACTTGCGGATAACAATTTACTCTTCTTTCTAATCCTGAAAAGGACGGGTTTGGTCCGCAAGTCCATCGACAGCTAGCACTCAACCAGTGGGGGGCTGCATTTGTGTTCTGCATAGGCACCGGCGGATAACAGGATGGAGAAAATAAACCTTTCTTGTCCTTAAAAGGACGATTTGGTCCGCAAGCCTGCTGCAGCAACACTAAGCCAGTGGAGTGGACTGTATATACATCTGCTACTTCCCAGGACGTCTTCAGAGGATGTGAAGGAAACACTAGTTTACtctaaaaactactccatttattcTTCTTGATGTTAACAGAttgaaatgtggaaaaatacTGAATGCCGCGCTAGTGCGCGGACTGGTTATATAGCGTAAAAATCTTCTTCttccctgctgctgctgctgctgctcgcctCGTACGTAACATGTGAAATGGCAGAACGCGAAAAAAAGGTGTGGCTAATTTCGCAGCGGTGGTTCGATGTCTTgatgctgttgttgttattgttggtgCCTGTGGTGATTCGCGCTTGCGCGTGAACAGGTAGTGATGGCTTATACGGTGATTTGGGTTGCTGGGAAACTCGTAATGTATTTCATCCATACTGTCGACGAGGTGAAAGAAAAGGTAATGCAGCTCAACAAAGTTTTCGTGCTTCTTAGTTTATCAGATGATTAAAAAACTCTGAAGCGTGTAAGATTTAAGCCATTTGATATACGTAAAGAGAATAACAAACTGTACCATCTGGCGGGGTGCGATTGTGCCGAAAAAGCATAGGTTCTTGTTCTTTAGCTTGTTACACACACAATTTAGTAATTAAGTTGTTTCAAAACCTGTCACTATATACTTAAatgtttagtttcaatgaacattgattatattaaaattatacgaataaatttattaaatttaggCATTGCGGGAACTAGGGGGACCCTCctccttcttcttcagcagcatagagccggggtggctcgtgctgtttcaagcactcgcctccattcaactcggtcttgggccactcatcgccaatttcctagtcgtctcagaagtcgcaaatcgctttcgacctagtcgagccatcgtgctcgttgggcccccctattcctggtgccgttgttgaagaggactattttcgtcgcactgtcgtcctgctaactttcgctagatgtacgatgggagtctccccaagcagtgcctgtagctcgtgattcatacgccttcgccactctccgctttcagtttgtactccgccaaatatcggagcgttttacgaagggcaaagtaggcccaatttcccgcttggatgcgccgctggatctccttactagtgttgttgtccgcggtcaccagcaatcccaaatacacgaactcctctaccacttctagttcgtcgccgtcaacggttaccgtccgtgggaggcgcgcgtttgtttcctttgagcctcttccattcatgtttttggtcttcgacgcatttatttttagctcaattctccttgattccgctttcagtctgacgtagatcgtgctttcgtttcgatgcccgctcgtcggatcaccccctgaagagcgatgttgaacagcatgcaggatagaccgtcaccttgtctcaaccctcgccgcgactcgaagggactcgagagtgtcccagagatgcgtacgaaatacatcactcgatccaatgtagctctgatcagtcgcgtcagtttgtccggaaaatcgtgtTCGGGCATTATTATTCGGGCGGGtctcgtatgctgctttgaaatcaattcggcaagatctgtcggatagtaaaaatttggcctgtagttgcgcgagcccccatgaaacccgcctgataattccatacgaaaccttgtgctatcggtgacaatcaaaccatcattttgtgtactcctaggctcaatacctagcggcctctccgatggccccATGGTtggtattctgccccaaccgtcacctaactcctcggaagaaggcagtgcctcattcggTACtcacgcgtagttctcggcaacttgtgggttatctagctgcctgatgttcagccgaggagggcggatttgatgtgtccggtatacggtgaacagctttgagcgcacatgtactgctactaggtaatgagcagaatcaatatccgcaccccgtcgggagcgtacgttcgtgatgttagagaaaaaccagccctctatgagaacgtgttcaatttggttcattgtacgttgctcaggtgatctccaggtggctttgtggatatccttgcgcgggaaaaaggtgcttcggatcaccaggcctcgggaagctgcgaagtttatacatcgttgaccgttatcgtttgtttcgttgtgcaggttatggggtcctaccaccggtctatatatcTCTTCCCTAcagacctgggcgttcatatctccgATGGCGATCTTGATgccccgtgacgagcagctgtcgtacgttgcctccagcctcgcgcagaacgcttctttctcatcgtcgggtctaccttccaatctatcacgcgatctaATGAGCTCTTCTACTTCCTCGATTTCGTCaacgtctaaatgaatccgggcagggaggtcagcattcacttctctagagcctcttcctttcatgtattttgttttcgatacattaatgacaagtccaatccgtttggcttcagctttcagtccgatgtacgtttccgcgaTCCTCTCAAAGGtgcgtgtaatgatgtcaatgtCTTCAgagaaaccaagaagctggacggacttcgtgaatattgtgctactcgtgtctatccccgctcttcttatcacaccctccagagcgatgttgaacagcaaacatgaaagcccgtATCTTGctgtaaccctcttcgagattcaaagggactcgagattgcccctgatactcgaacaacacacattactcgatacATCGTCGctttgaccaatcgcgttagtttatccggaaatccgtagtagtgcataatctgccatagctgatctcgatcgatcgtgtcataggtcgtgtattcgcgacatttctgcaacactttccGAAGCGCGAAgatctgatccgtggtggcacgggcacctatgaatcccgcttgatattgcctcacgaactcctttgcaaatagtgataatcgacgacacaaaagttggaagagtaccttgtaggcggcgttcaacagcgTGATTGcacggtaattacaacaatccaacttgtcgccctttttgtagatcggacacacgatgccatccgtccactcctccggtagtagctcgtcctcccaaatcttgccaatgacccagtgcagcgctccagtcagtgcgtcaccaccgtatttcagcagctcgccgggtagctgatcggCCAAAGCTAAAGCTAAATCATCAGCTAAAGCGGCTGGCTTTATTGTggttcagccgaccgatctcatCTGCTAGCTCCTGGATATCGGGGGCTGTTATTCTGTcatcttctgcacgtgctccaagatctattgccatatcgtcaccttcatgttcagctgcatcgctgttaaggtgctaaGGTCATAATAAGGTCGCTGTTAaggtcataatactgcttccacctctcgattaCCTCATGtacgttcgtgagaagattaccgtctgagtcccgacacatatcggcctgcggcacatagctcTCTAGAATGCGAACGGTTtagcttctcgtagaacttccgtttatcgttagcacggtacagttcttccatcacctcgcgatctcgttctacctgttggcgctttttcctccggaagaccgagttttgcctgttccgtgcttgtgaatgttgcagcattctcgcactgCTGCATTCTTCTGCACTAATTCCTGCAgcaaatttgacataaaacaAGCTTTTCCTCATCTTATCCTTCAAAAAAAAATGTCGATATTCTTTCAATTCTAATAatgtcacactgtgtcggcagcggcagtgtttggtagttaccaaaATAATATTGTACGCCAGACTTTGGATCAAAGCAAGCTAGTCATTTTCTAAAGGTTTTactgtttgtcccttttgttcaagttgctgataaagtattgtctttaaccagccgacttACGACAAAGACCTGCCtcaccaacaacaagcgcttgtgagagcgagtgtgtatcaaaatatattctcaccgaaAGTTATCATTCTCAGTGGTGTGAAGGGGCATTCATTTCTCCTATTATGTTATTATCGTGATACTGGTTGCtacgtagggtacgggagggtattcccagcatgctactaaattcggcatacattaccttttcttGCTGCGCTttctcaaataaaaactttgccgctatataacagtactgaaacgaatgtagcactcata is part of the Sabethes cyaneus chromosome 2, idSabCyanKW18_F2, whole genome shotgun sequence genome and harbors:
- the LOC128737490 gene encoding splicing factor 3A subunit 2, whose translation is MDFQNRAGGKTGGGGVASWSESNRDRRERLRQLALETIDLNKDPYFMKNHLGSYECKLCLTLHNNEGSYLAHTQGKKHQANLARRAAKEAKEAPSSMQPEKPRVEPKKFVKIGRPGYRVTKQRDPDNHQQSLLFQIDYPEITDGIIPRHRFMSAYEQKIEPPDRKWQYLLFAAEPYETIAFKVPSREVEKTEGKFWTHWNKDTKQFFLQFSFKLEPKIIPPPPPNMRIPLPGRPIFNSIPATWD
- the LOC128733780 gene encoding uncharacterized protein LOC128733780, producing the protein MEKIPPTRIEEQDEKLDEFDVLHTEALDRLERLVESFAKPVPTVALTSGAAPVIVQNHPLRPPVPSFDGRVENWPKFKAMFEDLVMKSGDSDAVKLHYLDKALVGDAAGLINAKMIQDNNFSQVWKQLKEQFENKRVIVDTHVEGLIQLKPMAKGNFKDLLELTKSCERHVAALQYQGLAVDELSGVIITKLLISRLDDRTLQLWERNQAHGELPKYDDTLLFLKGECQILERFQNSRHPVAAKEPSSKPMKPVNQKVHTVTSSNSESQCKICGEMHRHFECPVFAKMHVSDRKTKVKQLRICFNCLRPGHCAKDCSSKRTCSKCQRRHHTLLHEDFQAKPSETETLSEKESCSIVAEASASPNVFPSTSATPCSCNHSYTVKTAMLLTAVVSLESADSQSIPCRVMLDSGSQVSFLSEAIANRLMISREPVYVPITGIGGAKIYAREKLTVKIYSRCSNFSTDVECLVVPKVTSIIPSVKIDVSSWPIPAGLQLADPTFHVHSKIDMLIGASKFFTLLKSGQIFLDDGLPELHETHLGWVFSGEFHTETSNAVLAHTASLGTLNDTISRFWEVEDISLPTKEKDELDTCEEIFRSTHRRTSTGRYIVTLPFHEDISMLQDNRSVALRRFLMLERRFKRDSTLKKLYSEFIAEYEALGHCQEVDEANDDTSQGRYYLPHHAVLRPTSSTTKLRVVFNASAKPYQAAKSLNEVLHVGGVVQSDIFSILLRFRLHVVVFTADIAKMYRQVLVAACHTPFQRIFWRTESNQRLRVLELQTVTYGTASAPFLATRSLVQLCNDEGDRFPLASKIILEDCYVDDILSGSTSVEEAVEAQRQLQEMLQLGGFPIHKWSSNCSKLLSQVPEENREKLVRLDCPTNSEVIKTLGLTWSPQSDEFLFVTKTSADPHELFTKRKVFSEIGRLFDPLGLVSPIVVVAKILMQKLWTAGLSWDKNLEGELLVSWLKFRDTLPQMNEMTVPRRVIFPNFVTMEIHGFSDASIAACGAVLYVRSIFSDGSAALRLLCSKSKVAPIAELSIPRKELLAARLLSRLMVKVIDTIKVNFDDVVLWSDSQIVLAWLRKPLPTLQVFVRNRVTEIINETQNYTWKYVPTKENPADIVSRGSLPKALLSNDLWWKGPLFLQSINYEIESPDPISDDELPEMKTTAFISAVTYNVDDLPVFAKFSSFRKLQRVIAYVLRFISNCKIKNCNLRNLKRHLTVSEFRESMIVIIKVVQHEILGDEISRIENNEPCKRIGSLNPVYQDGLLRVGGRLKKSSISIMAKHPYILPRHPIVDLLIRAYHIENLHVGPSSLLVIIRGRYWLLEGRSAVRKITRSCVTCFRAKPTKASQQMGNLPSCRVTPAFPFEVTGVDYAGPIYVKKGQRKSILEKAYIAIFVCMVTRAVHLELVSNMTTDAFIGALHRFTSRRGQPREIHSDNGSNFQGAKAELNELYRMFRSQYSVDKIEGFCQPKEIAWYFIPPEAPNFGGLWEAAVKSAKYHLKRTLKDTHLTFEEYGTVLTQVEAILNSRPLYATSPDADAPEVCTPGHILLGRAITAIPEPSYQNVPVNRLDRWQFVQRLRDEFWKKWKNNYLQTLQQRTKDQIRKNNLQPGMIVLLEDQNLPPMSWKLGRIMRTYPGSDGLVRTVDVMVGNTVYKRPVSRIAVLPIEDNIQLFENCSENASQPGGECSRASANHHRHQQ